In Lotus japonicus ecotype B-129 chromosome 5, LjGifu_v1.2, one genomic interval encodes:
- the LOC130718228 gene encoding uncharacterized protein At5g01610-like: protein MDINSHAIARATVFLLLIFFSTPPPAAATTTTALTAYDVLQQYDFPVGLLPTGVTGYELDAATGKFKAYLNGSCSFAIDSYELKYKSTITGVIRKGQITDLKGIEVKVFFLWLDIVTVTRDEGELQFSVGIASANFAVDNFDESPTCGCGFDCVDGIRKFVNKSHGFLLSS from the coding sequence atggatatCAATTCTCACGCAATTGCACGCGCCACCGTCTTCCTCCTCTTGATCTTCTTCTCAACCCCACCACCCGCCGCcgcaaccaccaccaccgccttaACAGCATACGACGTCCTTCAACAGTACGATTTCCCAGTCGGGCTTCTTCCTACAGGCGTCACTGGCTATGAATTGGACGCTGCCACCGGGAAATTCAAAGCGTACCTCAATGGCTCTTGCTCGTTCGCGATTGATTCTTACGAGCTGAAGTACAAGTCCACCATAACTGGTGTTATCAGGAAAGGCCAGATCACTGATTTGAAAGGGATTGAAGTGAAGGTGTTTTTTCTGTGGCTGGACATTGTCACGGTTACTCGTGATGAGGGTGAGCTTCAATTCTCTGTTGGAATCGCTTCTGCGAATTTTGCTGTTGATAACTTTGATGAGAGTCCAACTTGTGGATGTGGCTTTGATTGTGTTGATGGAATTCGGAAGTTTGTGAACAAGTCACATGGTTTTCTGCTATCATCATAG
- the LOC130720622 gene encoding uncharacterized protein LOC130720622, which yields MSPIKFLWIVAVSLTAASSRAAALSEPENKLTAYDVMQEYGFPVGLLPIGALGYSLNRQTGEFAVYFDGSCNFNIESYRLSYKRTITGVITNGRLYKLKGVSVRVLLLWLDIVEVKIRGGDVEFSVGIASANFGVDNFYESPQCGCGFDCNNLRLNGELSASI from the coding sequence ATGTCTCCAATCAAATTTCTATGGATTGTGGCGGTGTCTCTGACAGCAGCATCATCACGCGCCGCCGCGCTAAGCGAGCCAGAAAACAAGCTAACAGCCTATGATGTGATGCAGGAGTACGGTTTCCCGGTGGGTCTTCTCCCCATCGGAGCTCTCGGCTACTCGCTCAACAGACAAACCGGCGAGTTCGCCGTGTATTTTGATGGATCCTGCAACTTCAACATCGAGTCGTATCGTCTTAGCTACAAGCGCACCATCACCGGAGTTATCACGAACGGGAGGCTCTACAAGCTTAAAGGTGTGTCCGTGAGGGTTTTGCTTCTGTGGcttgatattgttgaggttaaaATCCGCGGTGGTGATGTGGAGTTTTCTGTGGGGATTGCTTCGGCGAATTTTGGAGTTGATAATTTCTATGAGTCTCCTCAGTGTGGGTGTGGGTTTGATTGCAATAATCTTCGGTTGAACGGTGAACTTTCTGCTTCAATTTAG
- the LOC130718510 gene encoding pectinesterase-like, whose product MALKSFSLLTFFISYLFSFLVLELALADGGSLPSTIPPETICQSTGDPAYCKNVLANQNGNIFDYGRISIRKSMSQSRNFLNLVDSYLQGSSSLSQSTVRALEDCKFLADLSSEYLSNTYTTTNQASGVLPDSQAEDFKTFLSAVLTNQQTCLDGLQTTTSDPRVKNDLSSSLSNDMKLHSVTLALYLKGWAPQKNIKTSWPQNGRHLNFKNGRLPLKMSDKARAIFDSARNHGRKLLQTSTGDDSVVVNDIVVVSQDGSGNFTTINDAIAAAPNNTAANGGYFLIFIKQGVYQEYVSIDKKKTYLMLIGEGINRTIITGNHNVDDGSTTFNSATFAVVAPGFVGVNITFRNTAGPSKHQAVAVRSGADMSTFYSCSFEGYQDTLYTHSLRQFYRECDIYGTVDFIFGNAAVVLQNCNIYPRLPLSGQFNTITAQGRTDPNQNTGTSIQNANIKAADDLAPNVGTVRTYLGRPWKQYSRTVFMQSFMDSFINPAGWSEWSGDFALSTLYYAEYNNTGPGSNTSNRVTWPGYHVINATDAANFTVSNFLSGDSWIPQTGVPYSSGLI is encoded by the exons ATGGCTCTCAAAAGCTTCTCCCTCTTGACATTTTTCATTTCctatctcttttctttcttggTCTTGGAGCTGGCATTAGCTGATGGAGGGTCATTACCCTCCACCATTCCACCCGAAACCATTTGCCAGTCCACCGGAGACCCTGCTTATTGTAAAAATGTTCTTGCCAATCAAAATGGCAACATCTTTGACTATGGCCGCATTTCCATTCGAAAGTCCATGTCTCAGTCCCGCAACTTCTTGAACCTAGTGGACTCATATCTTCAAGGTAGCTCATCTTTGTCTCAATCCACAGTCCGCGCCCTTGAAGATTGCAAATTCCTAGCAGACCTCAGTTCAGAATACTTATCAAACACCTACACTACAACAAATCAAGCTAGTGGTGTTCTTCCCGATTCTCAAGCGGAAGATTTCAAAACATTTCTCAGTGCCGTTTTGACTAACCAACAAACATGTTTAGATGGCCTTCAGACTACAACTTCTGATCCAAGAGTCAAGAACGACCTTTCATCGTCACTCTCTAATGACATGAAGCTTCACAGTGTCACATTGGCCTTGTACCTTAAAGGTTGGGCGCCTCAGAAGAATATCAAAACCTCATGGCCACAAAATGGGAgacatttgaatttcaaaaacgGTCGCTTACCATTGAAGATGTCGGACAAAGCACGTGCTATTTTTGATTCTGCTAGAAACCATGGAAGAAAATTACTTCAAACTAGCACTGGTGACGATAGTGTTGTGGTAAATGACATAGTGGTGGTTAGTCAAGATGGGAGCGGAAACTTCACCACTATCAATGATGCAATAGCTGCTGCACCTAATAACACAGCCGCAAATGGTGGTTACTTCTTGATTTTTATCAAACAAGGTGTGTATCAAGAGTATGTATCTATAGACAAAAAGAAGACGTACTTGATGCTAATTGGAGAAGGAATCAACCGAACAATTATAACCGGCAATCACAATGTTGATGATGGTTCCACAACATTCAACTCAGCAACATTTG CTGTAGTCGCTCCAGGGTTTGTAGGAGTTAACATAACATTCCGCAATACAGCTGGACCAAGCAAGCACCAAGCAGTTGCAGTGAGAAGTGGAGCGGACATGTCCACCTTTTACAGTTGCAGCTTTGAAGGATATCAAGACACATTGTATACACATTCTTTGAGGCAATTTTATAGAGAATGTGATATATATGGTACGGTTGACTTCATATTTGGAAATGCAGCTGTAGTTTTGCAAAACTGCAACATCTATCCACGCCTTCCACTTAGCGGACAATTCAATACCATCACAGCTCAAGGTCGAACTGACCCAAATCAAAATACAGGAACTTCAATACAAAATGCAAATATTAAGGCAGCTGATGATTTGGCTCCGAATGTTGGTACTGTGAGAACATATCTTGGGAGACCATGGAAACAGTATTCAAGGACAGTTTTCATGCAGTCCTTCATGGATAGTTTTATAAACCCCGCTGGTTGGAGTGAATGGAGTGGTGATTTTGCATTGAGTACCTTGTACTATGCTGAATATAATAACACAGGACCTGGTTCAAACACTTCAAATAGAGTGACGTGGCCTGGTTATCATGTTATCAATGCTACCGATGCAGCTAATTTTACTGTGTCTAACTTCTTAAGCGGGGATAGCTGGATTCCTCAAACTGGTGTTCCATACTCAAGTGGATTGATATAG